One window from the genome of Leptospira broomii serovar Hurstbridge str. 5399 encodes:
- a CDS encoding NAD-dependent epimerase/dehydratase family protein, whose translation MKILITGATGFLGKRIVDLLKKEGEHELYALVRSESSASTSRKLGLQPILADLGDPLSLKKALEGIKLDSVIHLAAEIATQRNKQLLWKVNHEGTKNLFESVANLGLKRFIFASTVVVGEANGELLSEDKPLNVETEYGRTKQASEQMLLEAYKTKGFPAIILRPSHIYGPGGWFQDLIRDIKIGLFRIPGNGLNYWDVVYVDDVAAAFLKVLHSGKPGEIYHIVDDTPVTMQDFFNEAGTYLGKKKIGHAPVFIANLLKGKDPVRAATRSARNSNSKLKSLGWKPAYSDYKSGLKQTFLSAN comes from the coding sequence ATGAAAATATTAATCACAGGCGCGACCGGCTTTTTGGGAAAGCGAATCGTAGATCTTTTAAAAAAAGAAGGGGAGCACGAATTGTATGCGCTTGTAAGAAGCGAATCGTCCGCTTCTACCTCCCGTAAACTCGGACTCCAGCCGATTCTTGCGGATCTAGGGGATCCTCTATCCCTAAAGAAAGCTTTAGAAGGAATTAAGCTCGACTCGGTTATCCACCTCGCCGCCGAAATCGCCACCCAACGAAATAAACAACTTCTCTGGAAGGTGAATCACGAAGGAACGAAAAATCTTTTCGAATCCGTTGCGAATCTAGGATTAAAACGATTTATATTTGCCAGCACCGTAGTAGTCGGGGAAGCAAACGGAGAATTACTTTCGGAAGATAAACCTCTAAATGTGGAAACCGAGTATGGAAGAACAAAACAGGCTTCGGAGCAGATGTTGCTCGAAGCTTATAAAACGAAAGGCTTTCCCGCAATTATACTTCGTCCATCTCATATATACGGTCCTGGAGGCTGGTTTCAGGATTTGATTCGGGATATAAAAATCGGACTCTTTAGAATTCCGGGCAACGGATTGAATTATTGGGATGTAGTTTACGTGGATGACGTTGCAGCCGCGTTTTTAAAGGTCTTACATTCGGGCAAACCGGGAGAGATCTATCATATCGTGGATGATACTCCCGTGACTATGCAGGATTTCTTTAACGAAGCGGGAACTTATTTAGGTAAAAAGAAGATAGGTCACGCTCCGGTATTCATCGCGAATTTATTAAAAGGGAAAGATCCGGTTCGAGCGGCGACTAGATCCGCAAGAAACTCGAATTCAAAACTTAAATCCCTGGGCTGGAAACCTGCTTACTCGGATTATAAATCAGGCCTTAAGCAAACTTTCCTAAGCGCCAATTAA
- a CDS encoding ribose-phosphate diphosphokinase, protein MSQLAVFSGSSNRTITEEICKELQIAPGKINLRKFSDGEIAVKIDENVRGRDIFLIQSTSAPANDHLMELLLIMDALRRASANSISVVMPYYGYGRQDRKVEPRVPISARVVADLIEVQGPTRMITMDLHADQIQGFFKVPVDNLHFNPVLVEYFRNKKIDDLVIVSPDSGGAERARSFGKKVNATLAIIDKRRPKANVSEVMHVIGEIEGKNCILLDDMIDTAGTICKAADALLKNGAKSVYCAASHGVLSGEAIDRLNSTPFIEVVLSNSIEIPESKKISKLKTLSVAPLFAAAIQRISTNQSVSDLFN, encoded by the coding sequence ATGAGCCAATTAGCGGTATTCTCTGGATCATCCAATCGCACAATTACCGAAGAGATCTGTAAAGAGCTTCAAATTGCGCCGGGCAAAATCAATTTACGCAAATTTTCCGACGGAGAAATCGCCGTCAAAATAGATGAGAACGTGCGAGGCAGGGATATATTTCTTATCCAATCCACTTCGGCTCCGGCAAACGATCATTTGATGGAACTCCTACTCATCATGGACGCCTTACGAAGAGCATCTGCAAACAGTATCTCGGTCGTAATGCCTTATTATGGATACGGCCGTCAAGATAGAAAGGTGGAACCTCGCGTTCCGATTTCGGCGAGGGTCGTGGCGGACCTGATCGAAGTTCAAGGTCCGACTCGAATGATTACGATGGATCTTCACGCCGATCAAATTCAGGGGTTTTTTAAAGTTCCGGTGGATAATCTTCATTTTAATCCCGTTCTCGTAGAATATTTTCGTAATAAAAAAATCGATGATTTAGTCATCGTCTCTCCGGACTCGGGCGGCGCAGAACGGGCAAGATCCTTCGGTAAGAAAGTTAACGCTACTTTAGCGATCATTGATAAGCGTCGTCCAAAAGCGAACGTTTCCGAAGTAATGCATGTTATCGGAGAGATAGAAGGAAAGAATTGTATCCTTCTAGACGATATGATCGATACTGCCGGTACGATCTGTAAGGCGGCCGACGCTTTGTTGAAGAACGGAGCAAAAAGCGTCTATTGTGCGGCAAGCCACGGAGTTCTATCGGGAGAGGCAATCGATCGATTAAATTCGACTCCGTTCATAGAAGTCGTTCTTTCGAATTCCATCGAAATTCCGGAATCCAAAAAGATTTCGAAATTAAAAACTCTCTCGGTTGCCCCGCTTTTTGCCGCGGCAATCCAGAGAATTTCAACCAACCAATCGGTTAGCGATCTATTTAATTAG
- a CDS encoding 4-(cytidine 5'-diphospho)-2-C-methyl-D-erythritol kinase, producing the protein MLSPAKINLGLEIPYKRPDGYHEIRSIFLRINWGDDIRIAPIDPGLFQLVSENQIIAEKRSLYDEVSEKGDVTKNILYKTYQKIRSQYRELPGVRIHITKRIPPAAGLGGGSSNAASLLSFYFGLTQEFSSDGLSDLAASIGSDVPFFLNEGHAFVSGKGEVLEDIEVHSGQGILALTPQILSTAEMYAGLKKPLQADPPSKNWTSLAKDVGFALKEGNWADLEGKLVNDFEPLAFQTFPELGGLKKCFLANGASYSSMTGSGSCIYGLVQGLEIRDELLAKMRAEFPGLTFVSFNY; encoded by the coding sequence TTGCTCTCTCCGGCTAAGATCAATCTAGGGTTGGAAATTCCGTACAAAAGACCCGACGGCTATCACGAGATTCGTAGCATCTTTCTTCGAATTAATTGGGGGGACGATATTAGGATTGCACCCATCGATCCCGGTCTCTTTCAACTTGTATCCGAAAATCAAATCATTGCAGAGAAGCGTTCCCTTTATGACGAAGTCTCCGAAAAAGGGGACGTAACTAAGAATATTCTATACAAAACCTATCAAAAGATTCGATCTCAGTACCGGGAATTACCCGGGGTTCGGATTCATATAACAAAAAGGATCCCGCCTGCGGCAGGGTTGGGAGGCGGATCTAGTAACGCCGCATCGCTATTATCTTTCTATTTCGGCTTAACCCAGGAATTTAGCTCGGACGGACTCTCCGATTTGGCAGCGAGCATAGGTTCGGACGTTCCTTTTTTTCTAAACGAAGGCCATGCATTCGTTTCCGGAAAGGGAGAAGTCTTGGAAGATATAGAAGTTCATTCGGGCCAGGGAATTTTAGCTCTCACTCCTCAGATTTTGTCTACGGCTGAAATGTATGCAGGTCTCAAAAAACCTTTACAAGCCGACCCTCCCTCGAAAAACTGGACTTCTCTAGCCAAAGACGTCGGATTTGCTCTGAAAGAAGGAAATTGGGCGGATTTGGAGGGAAAGCTCGTAAACGACTTCGAGCCGTTAGCCTTCCAAACCTTTCCGGAACTCGGGGGATTGAAGAAGTGCTTTCTGGCAAACGGAGCCAGCTATTCCTCGATGACCGGTTCAGGATCTTGCATCTATGGATTGGTTCAAGGATTGGAGATACGGGATGAACTGCTTGCAAAAATGAGAGCAGAGTTTCCAGGTCTTACGTTTGTAAGCTTTAATTATTAA
- a CDS encoding sugar phosphate nucleotidyltransferase has product MNISKEAVAVVLAAGKGTRMKTDQPKVAVSLNGKPLLIHVIDHLRESGVGDIVVVVGYKKEEVQALCAGIPDLKFAEQKDQLGTAHAVLSAEHSINGHSGPILVACGDVPMITGKTFRSLIATHNQNGFSATLLSAKVDNPTGYGRIVRNGSGEVIAIVEEKDADAEQKKIDEINTGTYVFDSEALFDSLRKIGNSNAQGEYYLPDLVALYKKEGKKLGAVVLKDSGESQGVNSPQDLEALSAILKGEVPAK; this is encoded by the coding sequence ATGAATATCTCAAAGGAAGCTGTTGCTGTGGTACTTGCTGCAGGCAAGGGAACCCGCATGAAGACCGATCAACCTAAGGTCGCGGTTTCTTTGAACGGAAAACCACTCCTGATCCATGTCATCGATCACCTTCGCGAATCAGGGGTCGGTGATATCGTCGTCGTCGTCGGTTATAAAAAAGAAGAAGTTCAGGCTCTCTGTGCGGGAATTCCCGATTTAAAATTCGCAGAGCAGAAAGATCAGCTTGGAACGGCTCATGCAGTTTTAAGCGCCGAGCATTCCATCAACGGACATAGCGGTCCTATCTTAGTAGCTTGCGGGGATGTCCCTATGATTACCGGCAAAACATTCCGCTCTCTTATTGCAACGCATAATCAAAACGGATTCTCTGCAACTCTACTCTCCGCGAAAGTGGATAATCCGACCGGTTACGGCCGAATCGTTCGTAACGGAAGCGGGGAAGTAATTGCGATCGTGGAAGAAAAGGATGCGGACGCAGAGCAAAAGAAGATCGATGAGATCAATACCGGAACCTACGTTTTCGATTCCGAGGCTTTGTTCGATTCGCTACGTAAAATTGGAAATAGCAATGCCCAAGGCGAATATTATCTCCCGGACTTGGTAGCTTTGTATAAGAAGGAAGGAAAGAAATTGGGCGCAGTTGTGCTGAAAGACAGCGGTGAAAGCCAAGGGGTCAACTCTCCCCAAGATTTAGAGGCTCTCTCGGCAATCCTAAAGGGAGAAGTTCCTGCAAAATGA
- a CDS encoding helix-turn-helix transcriptional regulator, with amino-acid sequence MNPTTKKLQTKLALIRLLKENRRMSLEDLSKYSGIKEVSDLKKELGKLYMVGSYPYTPDQLVEIDYDGETIGIRLPNRMDEGLTLSVREWATLRTLLLEEEQKEVSSDRSLVLKSVLDKINTILPSSGILDAKDLKKQISEAINLNKAVVIEYQAQGEATPIKRKADPWALFSYREEYLIGYCHTRNAPRSFRLDSILTFSVSKDEAVQVPDQERRQAILHLKEFLKKTDNDGSVAEIYHASEVYFNLHKRLGLERTKESLDLGGNTFYLSKAKIKNEDWFLSTLKGFGSNVIIKSPTALRQRILAYWKEQIRESKN; translated from the coding sequence ATGAATCCTACTACAAAGAAGTTACAGACTAAGCTTGCATTGATTCGGTTGCTTAAGGAAAATCGGAGGATGAGTTTAGAGGATCTTTCCAAATACTCGGGTATCAAAGAAGTTTCCGATTTAAAAAAAGAATTAGGTAAGCTTTATATGGTCGGCTCTTATCCGTACACTCCCGATCAACTCGTGGAAATCGATTACGACGGAGAGACGATCGGGATACGGTTGCCGAATAGGATGGACGAAGGCTTAACTTTGAGCGTTAGAGAATGGGCAACCTTGCGAACTTTGCTTTTGGAAGAAGAGCAAAAGGAAGTAAGTTCGGATCGGAGTCTTGTTCTCAAATCCGTTTTGGATAAGATCAATACTATTTTACCTTCTTCGGGAATTTTAGACGCGAAGGACTTAAAAAAACAAATATCGGAAGCGATAAATTTAAATAAGGCCGTCGTGATCGAATATCAAGCTCAGGGAGAAGCGACTCCGATAAAAAGAAAGGCGGATCCATGGGCTTTATTCAGCTATCGGGAAGAATATCTGATAGGATATTGCCATACGAGAAACGCGCCAAGGTCGTTTCGACTAGATTCTATTTTAACCTTTTCGGTCAGTAAGGACGAAGCCGTTCAAGTTCCGGACCAGGAAAGAAGACAAGCTATTTTGCATCTAAAGGAATTCTTAAAAAAAACGGATAATGACGGATCCGTCGCCGAAATATACCACGCTTCGGAAGTTTACTTTAATCTGCACAAAAGGCTCGGATTGGAACGGACGAAAGAATCTTTAGATCTGGGCGGGAATACATTCTATTTATCTAAAGCCAAAATTAAAAATGAAGATTGGTTTTTAAGCACGCTGAAGGGATTCGGTTCCAACGTTATTATAAAATCCCCGACAGCGTTAAGGCAAAGGATTCTTGCTTATTGGAAGGAACAAATAAGGGAGTCGAAAAATTAG